ATGTTGCTCAAAACTATTTTGTCATCGCAGTTATCCTTCTGCTTCTATTTCCGAACAAAGTTCTGTAGGGCTCATCCTACTGACTTATTCAACCATTATAACACTCATGTTTCTTAACAACCCATTACACTCTACTGTGGTTTTTTGGGTCATGTACAGCTTATTTTGTCTGGCAACATGAATGTTTACAAGAGTTAGATTTATAAGCAACACGCATTTTGTATTCAGTATCTGGAGTCTGTACTAGTTTATGTTGTTCTTAAGTTTTCCTAAATGTTGTGCTACATAAGATTGATGTTTCTCTTATTTAGTATGGCTAACCATTTTAATTAACGACAGGTATCCATATATTTATAATCGCGATGGTACTGAGCTTCACTGCTTAAAGGTTAGTATAAGTATTTAACAGATTGTCTCAACACACTGCTCACAGTCCTGCAAGCATTTTAAAGCCTTTCCACAACTATTAGTAACACATAATTAATTACTCTAAATATTGCAAGTGCAATTTTCATTTCGCATGTCTCTGTTTGAGTTCTCATTACAGTGTACGTATTATGAACCGGCTAATCAATTATTTCTTGACTTATGTTTCTGACGAGTCTGTATTGATGGAATAGAGTTTTAAAGCTCTCCAGATAGGTCTGTGATGGTCTGTGAGAGTTGAAGCATTTTAAGATTGCTacattctttcttttctcaaacCATAATCTGTGATTCCTTGTCTTTTCATAAATAGATGCGTATTCTATCCTCAGTTCACAACTAAAAGAAATTTTCTGAACTGTGATGTGCTGCTGTAAACAGCACTGTTATTCTGTGAATATAGTGGTTAAGGTAAATTTTTAGGAAGATCAGGTTAACCATGTCAAGTAATAGGAAATGAAGCCTCCATAAATAGGCCAGAGTCTTTAAAGTCAGTTGCCTATTTGCCTTGATTTTTTTGTGTAATTGTGCTCTGGACTTTCAGTTCTAGGAATCAGTGCTCCTCATGGGTGTAATATTCTGACAGATCAAAAGGTTTCTTGTGATCGTGTTGTCTCCCTTAATAGTTAATTGAATGATTTCAGATGCATCGTTATGGAACTAAAGTTATACTTATCATACAGGAACATGGGGCAGTTTTAAGGCTTCAATTTCTGAAAAACCACTTCCTCTTGGCATCAGTAAACAAATTTGGGCATCTACGTTATCAGGACGTAACAATGGGCAGGATGATAGGTAGTTACAGGACAGGCTTAGGCCGTACTGATGTGATGCAGGTGAACCCCTACAACGGGGTTGTTGCTTTGGGTCATTCGGGTGGTAAGGTTTCCATGTGGAAACCTACAAGCTCTGCTCCCCTCCTCCAGAGGCTGTGTCACAAGGGGCCCATCTCAGCGATGGCATTTCATCCTAATGGCCATCTCATGGCCACAGCtgggaaggagaagaaaatcATGCTTTGGGATTTGAGGAAACTTCAGGATGAGCCAATTCAAACTTTACCGGGCCATGCATCGACTTTGGATTTCAGTCAGAAAGGTCTGCTTGCTCGTGGGTGTAATTCATATGTGCAGATCCTGGGAGATTTTTCTGGGTCTCAGAACTACGAGAATTATATGGGCCATAGAATGATTAAAGGTTACCAAATAGGAAGGGTGATGTTTCGACCTTATGAAGATGTTCTGGGCATAGGGCACTCCATGGGGTGGTCTAGTATTCTGATTCCTGGTTCTGGGGAACCCAACTTTGATACCTGGGTGGCAAATCCATTTGAAACATCTAaacagagaagagagaaggaagtgCACTCTCTACTCGATAAGCTCCCACCTGAAACAATCATGTTGAATCCCACAGAGCTTGGCACCGTAAAGACTCAGAGGAGGAAAGAGAAGCGAACAAAGCAGGAGAAAGAGGCAGAGATGGAAGCTGCTGTGGAAGCTGTCAAGGTCATTGAAccgaagaagaaaacaaaagggaGGAATAAGCCGAGTAAGAGGGCCAAGAAGAAGCAAGAGATGATTGTGAGTGCCAAGAGGCCTTTCTTGGAACAacaaaagaaagaggaagaacaagTGGCTAGGAAGAAGCAGAAAGTAAGTGAGCAAGTAGAACAACCAACGGCTTTGCAACGGTTTGTTCGCAAGAAAGCAGCTACATGATCGTGCTAATCCAGGTATCGTTTTAtgttgtattttatttatttcaatgtTACTCATTactgatttttcatttttgtattAGCGGTAGAATGTATTGCAAAATTTTGTCTTCATTTTATATATCGGAATCTTCTACTTTTCTGTAAGAAGATAAACATTCGAAATTCTGTATCCCAAAGGGAATGTTTGATTTTATTACATGTGTTATTATTGTTCTAAACTACACGGAGCAGAGGAAATGATTTGGACCCGAGACATGAGAAATGTTTACTGGTTATTCGGATTGGAAGGTTTTTCTACCATGCACTGTGGAGCATGGTATGCGTCGAACTTTTAAACCATTAGATTCTTTGGACGTTTAGAACAAATACAGAAACAAAAATCCTCCACCCTCCGAAACTCTATACCATACACCGGAGCATGGTAGAATTTTTGCGGATTGAATTAGGGAGTCTAGTTTTACACTGACACTGCCTTGCATTGCACCTGCTTGATCTTTTTAGCCTCTATTCTTTTGGTGGGTTTATGCGGGGCTATTTTTTAATCATGTATGCTTCTCAAAATTGAACCCAATCAGAAATCGCTTAATCCTTAGATTCATATGGTTCATTCCAAAATTTAAAGTGTTTGTGGTACTGATTGCTGTGCATCGTCGGAGAATGATAAGGAGAACCAGAAAAAAGAACGAATAAAAAGATTACTATCGATCCACTAGTTAAAAAAAGCCCAAACGACCAAATCCCGTCTACAGACTTTTCACTCCGAGAACTAATAAAATCACGTTTACAGACTTATCAGTTCGAGAAGGACTTACATAATAATACGAGTATAACAATACGATGACATTATGTGCCAATGAAATAAAAACATACGTATGTTTTCCTTCACGTATCTTCATTCGTTAGCATTAGACACCTCGTGATGATGACCTTGTGCCATATAAATTGTCGTCCATcatgggagcatttttgctcaccattcTAAACTTTGGTGTATTCTAATTATACACCTAATCATCTGCAACGTGTCATTTCACTTGATCTTGGttaacttttttttcaaaattaaaaaagtaaaatttaatgtgaaaattaactagagTTAAGTGTAAAGAAACATAGCAAATGATTAGGTGTATAGTAAGCATGCATCATagttatggtggtgagcaaaaatgcataCCTTTTCATCTTATTGAACCATCAATTTTCTAAGaggaaattgtagtaatggtccatcaactttaacctaattggagcaatgatctctCAATTAAATATACATGACTAGTGGTcttttaactcatcaaaacgtacaGCTATCATTTTCTTCAACTCCGTTAGAACTTTCGTCAAAATAAGTCATGTGACACGCACATGAGACTAaatcaaggggcaaatatgaaaaaattatagcaatggtcctcaactttaacccaatcgAAAAAATGATATCTTAACTTTACCTCAATTATAGCAATcgtcctcaactttaacccaattgtagcaatgatcattccaacataaGTCATTTTGATGGAATTCTGATGGAGTTGATAAAAATGACTataactacacattttgatgattTAAGAGACCAATTTGCTTCAATTGGGCTAAATTTGAGTTAATGATTTTCTAAAATTGGCTGGTTCGtcatttaaaaatataggcctACGCCGTAAAGACAGTTGAGCTTAATTAATGCAACACTCCACACTGAATTCTCACTTCTCTCTCTTTAAGTTCTCAACAATTAGTCAGCCAGTCTCACTATCCAGATTCCAAATCGACCGATCCAGTTTAATGACGAATGTCTTATCCTTCACTCCAACAACTCCTCTTCTCCGCCACCTCTCCGTTTTCTCTATCCTGCGCCGTCGCCACAACCCCACCACCCTCAAGTCCCCACCACATACCCTCTCACAGTCACCTCTCCGCTGTGCGCCGCACCCTCCCCCACGCCCCTCCCGCTCCGCGTCCGCTCTACCCGCCCCCGCCGATGGCCTCATGCAGGACGCCGGAGCCACCGCCGTCGTACTCGCCGGCGCCTACGGCCTCGTCCTCTGCTTCGATAATCTCACGCAGCGAAATCTTCTCCGACAGGTGATTTTGCTCCCTTCCATGAATTTTCTTCATGTATTGTTTACCATTATCTtttccatttcatttaaaatattttttattttagtctGAGAGAGACTTGTTCAGCAGCCCGTCCTGATAGTCAACACATGTTTAAGTTGTGATTTTTTAATCACGACTTGAATACGTGTCCAATTATGATTGGTCATCAGCAACAGGGGCTGCTGATTCTTTCCGCAGCCAAGTTAAATTCTATTATTTTCgaataatgttattcatattatatttttatactactTTAAATGGCATGTGAACAGTCATACCATTTGAAAATTTGGCAAATCCTAAAGAAATGATGGAGAAATACTCCACGTATGTtataatcatcatttaattaattagttttttttaattattaatttattaaataataaactaaatttaaaaatctgattaattcataACTGttcacatcaaatatcatttaagtgatataaaaatatgatataaaacatggtatgaataacatttttttttatttttgctagtGTTGGTCATGCACACAGGTTCAAAAGTCTGAAAAGTAGTTACTTTTGGtgacacacactctctctctccttgttTTTACTGGCAGCAACGTGATACAGAGTTTGTTTTTAGCAAGTAAATAGTAGCATGGTTGTCTTGCCTGTCAGAAAATGAATAACCCGTTGTATTCAATGTGTTCActgttaagccacgtcaatattttatattattattattttttgtcttattatctttataaaaaaatcaatataaaatgttaatgtggcttaaccgtaatcgcacaaaataaaaggagatgagagtgtatgggaaatgggagggcagagaagcctTGAATAAtttggaggcagattgtctgtcttcctgtttgggtgcccttcccatcccctcctattttgtacggtcacggttaagtcacaacaatattttatattaattttcttttatagagatcaacacaacaaagtcttttcccacCAAGTGGGGTCGGCTGTGGGAGGATGCAATACGGGGACTTTCTAGgcggtcacccatcctagtactactctcatCCAAACTCATTTAATTTCGGAGTTtggatgggatccggtgcatgtgagctAGTATGATCGCATCCCAAGGATTCGACATAAGataggagtgccggctgtcgactacctgacacacaattttttttttatagagataataagacaaaaagtaataagaatataaaatattgatgtggcttaaccgtgattgCACAAATAAGAGAGGATGGGAAGGGCACCCAAACAGTAGGGCAGACAATTTGCCTCCGAATAACTTTTCCTTTTGAGGGAATTAGAAGCCTAGAAGGGGATTAGACGTAAAGAAAACTTACCCGTTCTAATGCTTTCATTTTGGACGGGATTGAAATTAATGTTTCTTTAACGAGTATTCCATCTTCTACCTTTGAGTGGGGAACAACTTTTCCATTTCCTCCTGAACATACCTTGAATATAGTGGGTTCCATTCATTCCAATACCAAACGAGGACAATGAGAAACGTTAATTCTAAGATATGGAGGAACTTCGGTATTGTTCATAAGGGGCATAAGTATAACCCAATGTTTATACAGGAAGAGTGAACCAAACTATAAGCTAGACAATGGAGAAAATAAaggaattaatcaattaatggaGTTAACTAAACAAAGAAGTAAATTTTGATGAAACGAGAGCTGGAGACAATGGAGGGATCctgtctctctagcattactctttaaaTTGTACACCTAAATCAATAGTAGCATGCAATGTTGTTTACAGTTCTTCTTTGTTTACTTTGAATGCAGAATTTAAGCAGAAAATTGGTGCATATATTATCTGGGATATTCTTCATGCTTTCCTGGCCAATTTTCAGGTATCCTTTTGCTCTTTTGACACAAAATCTCTTGCACTGTTTCttgtttattaatttatattgcCAGCGGGCAGCGAGAGTTCTACAAGGTTCCCTGACTACTTGAGCTGATCATCGCTTTAATCCTAGAATAGCACCTCAACCGATGCTCGTTACTTTGCCTCTGTGGTTCCCCTTGTCAATTGCTTGAGGCTTCTTCTTCACGGCTTCTCCTTGGTCACCAATGAAGGACTCGTCAAATCTGTCACGAGAGAAGGAAATCCAAAgtaattttttgtttctaaatATCAAACCTTATTCTATGCAGCTGATCATGTCTATTTTCATAAAGGCAGAGTGATATTTGACTTGTGTTTTCACATCTGCAGGGAGTTGCTTCGAGGTCCTTTGTATTACGTTCTCATATTGATCTTATGTGCTCTTGTGTTTTGGCGCGAGTCTCCCGTTGGACTGATCTCCTTGGCAATGATGTGCGGCGGGGATGGTAACTCCTCAACTTTCTCCAACATATTCACCCGTCTCTTAATCATTCTTCCATACAACCATTGTGTCCGTCTCTCAAGAAGACCTTACATGCAACTGGTTTACTACCACTCTCTCTATCTATATCTGCAACCCTCATAGTGAACCCGTTGCTGGAAAGTTTTGGTCTTGTCatgtgatgagagagagagacgagtGGTTGTATACAACTCATGGTGCGGAAGAAAAACCCGTTAATTTTCCTCCCTCCATTAGTGCAATTATAACCATTTCAGTTTCTCTGTTTATTTTATAGGTGTTGCTGATATCATGGGGAGAAAGTTTGGGTCGATAAAGATCCCTTAtaatccaaaaaagagttgGGCTGGTAGCATATCGATGTTTCTTTTTGGGTTCTTGATTTCCATGGGGATGCTCTATTATTACTCCTTTCTGGGATATTTCGAACTGAATTGGATCCAGACAGCTGAAAAGGTAGCGTTCGTTGCTTTGGTGGCAACACTTGTGGAGTCCCTCCCAATTACAGAGGTATTAGATGACAACGTATCTGTTCCATTGGCAAGCATGGCGGCTGCATATTTGAGTTTCTCTTTGTAGCTTTGTTTCTTCTACTCCAATTCATCTCCCAAATTCCATATCGTCTGGTTCGATGATTCATTCCTTACTATCAGGGTGCCAGGGCGACCGTCCGGGACCTCAAAAAATCGGGGGCACCCAAATTATTAGGGTAGTGTATTCATATATGTTTCTGTAAGcgtgtaaattaaaaaaaaaaattggttaatTCATCAAGTAGGTTAGCTGTTTTGTTCGAACTATTCTCTGTgcctttttctttctatttgtacttatttttgtttgattgttaATTTCTTTTCCATCTTATAATTTGGTTAattcaacaagagggttaactAGATGTGCTGGTGCGTTGTTTTCTAGTAATTATGAGGTCCCGGGTTCGAATCAATGTTACgcctttttctttctattttttactaatttttgtttgattgttcATTTCTTTTACCTTTGATTATAATTACTAAAATTTGGTTAATTCATCAAGAAGGTTAACTAGAGGCACATATTTTTTATatccattcaaattcaaatttaattttcaacaaAATAATGTATGTATGTCTTTACCAATTTAATTTAGCAAGCACATAGATTATTCAAAAAATGAGATCATTCACGCAGCTGCAAAAATTGGAACTTTCACTTCTACCAAATCTACAAGGCTTTTGCTTAGaaaatttaattgttaaagTCCCATGCTTTAGACACTAGACGTCAACTATTGCTCGATTGACTAGTATTTTTACCATATAACAATCTTCTTTTCTTTATGACCACTTTTACAATGTAACTTTGTTTTTCTATATACGACGAACTTATTATCCGACAAAGAAAAATACTTGttcaaattattaaaaattcaaatacctaagaaaaaaaatcacatgaaaaacataatattttttgtGTGTATTGTTGGTTTGTGGgccccatttttatttttgcccaGGGCCTCCAAAATGTTTAGACGGGCCCTGCTTACTATGGAGATTATGGGAGCAGCTGTCATCCAGCTGTGCAGGGACTGCGACTGCATACATATTCCAAGCCACATTCCTTGAGCTCTATGGACACATAAGCAAAAGACATACAGCAAAGCACAAAACCAACCAGCTTTGACTTGGGTAAGTGTCTTTGTTAACAATTTTCAGTGGATACTGTGTGTTCAAGATCCGATCAATTTTGATTGGTGTTGGTATTTTGGCGGATTGGGCAGCTGATCCTATTTAGTGGGAAAAATTTTTATTGTTGTTATTAGATTGGATCCTGAATTCCAAAACCGAGAAGTTTGGATCAGATGGCGAATTTTCTTCTGATTCTTGCACCTCTAATATCGTTTGtattaattttgtcaaaaaaaatatcatttgtattaaagaaaaaatcATGGAAAATCTTCTCGCATCTTATTTTGTTATTCTCAAGAACATACATAAATATAGATCGAGTAGCGAgtaggttttgaataaaacaaaaaaattagtaaGCATTCGACCCACATTGCTTGACATTACAAAGTTCAGTTGGGCTTGTTGCCTAAGCCTGGGGTTGCTTTGCTTAGCCCAAAGTTCAAAAAACATGatttatctttaatattttttttttgaacaaacgatattatctacactaaggggacgGATAagcttagccttacaatgggctagcaataatttggttcaaattcgcatttggcgaaaatcgaacctaaaacctctcatttacaagtgaagaggaatactagaCCGTAGTGCTAAGTGACATTTCTAACATTATTAGTAAACAGAAATGTTCTCCTCATGTGGTCCATGGCCTTGATAGATAAAGTTTTCATCTTTGACCCACCGTGTCCTGTCAAACACTCTCTCATCTCCGTAATCCAGCTTAAAGTAATTATATCACAtgtaataaaaacaaaaaagctcTCTTGATTACCAAGTGATAAAGAAATACATGATCATTCATTCTTAAATTTGATATCAATGGTAGTGAATAAATGGTGGGctttagggctggtttgatattgttgtactttggaaaaaaaaattgtttctgctgtgttgtgagaataagctcatttttgctacttcacgtttttagctttttttaacccaaaactgtgaaaataagctgtttttaagtatttaccaaacacttttttgagctcaccttttttttatacccactttttataaaagcacatcagtaccaaaccagtacttaaTGTTTTATTCTCAATTCTTGATATTAAATCCAATAGTAGGCGACTAAGAGAACTACATTGTATTAGCAAAACTACTTCCTCGTACAATACTAAGTACTGGTTTGGGATTTACTTAATTTTTCAAAAAGCAGCTGTGAAAAAAAATCTGGGCTGCAAAATGAGTTAGGTAAATGAAAATAATCTGCTTTTGTTCTAAATTATGGGCCAAAATAATCAGAAAAGCCGAAGCAGCTTCtcaaaactggcttttttttttttcacaacatGCGGATGAGCGGTAACCATTTAATGAAGGTTACTAAATGGCAATAGTATCCTCACATATTTAACAAAATGTGTTCGACCCCTCCCCAATTCCTCTCCACGAAACACCGCCCCCAGTCACCCACTGACCACTCCCCAACCTCCACAGCCAGTCCTCCCTTCCCCTTCACCCGTTCACATTTAACAAAATGTTTATATGAATTTTTCTGGTTCACATTTGCGTTTTGATTTAGTATCTGAaaatgatttgttttgtttgtaaCCTTTTAAATGCAAGCATGAAAAAAACAAGTAGACTTTGAATACCATTTTGGTTTGGTATTCAAATTATTTAGTATTTTGAACCGTAAACCGGCATGAAACAAATCGAAACCGTCGTGAATCGAACCGTACTATTTTAGTAATAGTTTTAAACGGAACCACACCGAACCGAACCTTTGATATTTTCTGGTTCCGGTTCTGATTTGAGGGTGGAACCGGGCGGAATCGAATGGTGCCCACCCCTACTTGTGTGGTTGCCACTAAGGGTTCGTTGCTACCATCATATCTTGTGATAGATCTACATTGGTGGGGTTTTGTTTGTTCGTGTTTGAGGTAGCCATATAagggtgtattctactttgtttTTTTGTGCAAATTCACTCTATATCAATTTTTTGGTCACTGAAGTAATCTACTCAATTGGCACCCTTGTATTTATTTGTATTGAGCAATGAAATGATATTCTATCGTTTCATGTAAAAAAGAATTATGTCGAGATATGttagcattttttttatcacgAGATATGTTAGCATTAGTCATTAagtaaattattaaaaacacaGTTAGTTCAGCACTCGTTAATTAATCAATGAATACAGTTGTATAAGCAGATATTAGCAATCAAACCTTTTAACCGCACTTGTTTTAGtgatattttattgtttttgtttaatcatTAAAAAAGGTTCCAAGTTTAAATCACCTTCCCCCTCCTTTGAAACAAATTTCTTTAAGAGCATCTCTAACAATACTagctaaatttttattattatagcTAGTCAAATGATCCAAATACTAATTTGTCTAGCTGCCACTTCCAACAATAGCCCACAAAAAATGCAACTTTATAGTTCTTAATGTTTagcaaaaatttaattttctcccTGTGACATCttacatcgcccaggggagtgatccttaaatgtatatttccatccctacctagcacgaggcattttgagagctcactggcttcaggttccataggaactccgaagttaagcgagaaggaggccagagcactcccaggatgggtaacccactgggaagttgctcgtgagttcccaaaaacaaaaccgtgagggaatgataagcccaaaacggacaatattgttctacggtggtggagcgggctcgAGATGTGATGGacccgggccgagatgtgacaattggtatcagagcctatcCCTAGCCGcgtgtgtgccgacgaggacgtcgggcccctaagggggggtggattgtgacatcccacatcgaccaggggagtgatccttaaatgtatattttcatccctacctagcacgaggccttttgggagctcactgactttgggttccgtaggaactccaaagttaagcgagaaggaggccagagcactaccaggatgggtgacccactgggaagttgctcgtgagttcccaaaaacaaaaccgtgagggaatggtaagcccaaagtggacaatatcgtgctacgatggtggagtgggcccgggatgtgatggacccgggccgagatgtgacactCCCTTTGTGTAGCTAAATATAGTTAGTTGTTATTCACAAAGTTAAGATAACTAGTCATTTTTTACGAAGATACGATAGCGATTTTATTCATAGATCAGGGaaacatataataaaaaaaggagGGCATCCTGAATTGAATCTAGAGACTCCTCGAACCAACAACTAGAGACCTTGAATTGTAAGGCCAACTTGACCTATATATGCGCCACCAAATTGACGGTTTTTATTAATGTAGTCATTTAACTAGCCCTTTAGGGCTtaatttttctccattttttattaaagtagcCAAACAACCTTAACTAGGTTTTTGAAGATGCTCTAATGcaataattttatatatatttatttgagATTTCAAATTTAAATCTCTCACATGCTAGAAAAAAAGCTCTTTATACAATAATATATGTTGAAGATTTGCAAATAATTTATCCAAATAAAATAAGAGTGGCCAATACTGACCGGGATCAACTAATCATCTTATCAAGATCACACCTTTATAGATTGTCAAATAAAGGTCCACATAAAggaaattaaatatataaaaatcattGAAAAATAATGAATACGCCCTGGAATATTTGGTACTTGGTTTCGTTTTTAAGCATAAAAAGGGAAGAAAGTTGAATTTCGTGTTGGAATGTGatgaaataataaaatgtgAGATAACATGTGCAAGAAACCACCTTATGTATAAGTATAGCATGTTGAACAAAGAAAGATTTGCATCTATCAACCCAGatcatttcctttcatttcgAAGGAATAATGACCCCTTTCCTCTCATGTGAAAAATGAGAATTTGAAAATCTCTACTTGTAAATACTTTTAGGGTGCGTTGGTTTGTCATCACTAGGCTTTATGGAGTGCAGTGGACTGGACTTGACTAAGAGTTAATGTAGTCCTATGTTTATTACCCGCATAAATTAGCTTTAATTAGATTACAAGGGATCCCCCGGAAAGCAAAGGACCCGTAGGAACTAGCTTTAGGggatttgaaatttaaaattttggatcTAAAGAAATTCTCGAGCTGGAGGACGTGATTCATGGTCGTCGTGGTGACTGATTGGCGATATCCAGTTTGTCGGGGAGGAGAGTTAACTTGTTGTTGAGTCCTAGGACACTTGTCAACATAGAAATGCAGGCAGAGGGACTTGTCCCAATTGTTTGTCATAGTTTTTTTTCCCAATTGTTTGTTC
This region of Malus domestica chromosome 07, GDT2T_hap1 genomic DNA includes:
- the LOC103420591 gene encoding probable U3 small nucleolar RNA-associated protein 7; protein product: MGVKQDGGTIDIVPAMEQEKISDELDKRVKKFLRGAEANLEGLKDKKLKGQLAVREELYGKSAHAAAKAEKWLLPSEGGYLEAEGIEKTWRIKQESIAREVDILSSRSQFDIVLPDLGPYTLDFTSSGRYMAVGGRKGHLAILDMKNMSLIREIQVRETVRDVAFLHNELFFAAAQKKYPYIYNRDGTELHCLKEHGAVLRLQFLKNHFLLASVNKFGHLRYQDVTMGRMIGSYRTGLGRTDVMQVNPYNGVVALGHSGGKVSMWKPTSSAPLLQRLCHKGPISAMAFHPNGHLMATAGKEKKIMLWDLRKLQDEPIQTLPGHASTLDFSQKGLLARGCNSYVQILGDFSGSQNYENYMGHRMIKGYQIGRVMFRPYEDVLGIGHSMGWSSILIPGSGEPNFDTWVANPFETSKQRREKEVHSLLDKLPPETIMLNPTELGTVKTQRRKEKRTKQEKEAEMEAAVEAVKVIEPKKKTKGRNKPSKRAKKKQEMIVSAKRPFLEQQKKEEEQVARKKQKVSEQVEQPTALQRFVRKKAAT
- the LOC103438872 gene encoding probable phytol kinase 1, chloroplastic produces the protein MQHSTLNSHFSLFKFSTISQPVSLSRFQIDRSSLMTNVLSFTPTTPLLRHLSVFSILRRRHNPTTLKSPPHTLSQSPLRCAPHPPPRPSRSASALPAPADGLMQDAGATAVVLAGAYGLVLCFDNLTQRNLLRQNLSRKLVHILSGIFFMLSWPIFSTSTDARYFASVVPLVNCLRLLLHGFSLVTNEGLVKSVTREGNPKELLRGPLYYVLILILCALVFWRESPVGLISLAMMCGGDGVADIMGRKFGSIKIPYNPKKSWAGSISMFLFGFLISMGMLYYYSFLGYFELNWIQTAEKVAFVALVATLVESLPITEVLDDNVSVPLASMAAAYLSFSL